Proteins from a single region of Chloroherpeton thalassium ATCC 35110:
- a CDS encoding glycosyltransferase, which translates to MPHQKSLATGTHLPYTLFFVNKFNWLDASPMATVSTFSTYALAEQGQHTTLIIEGDTAAASDELLKEKFGLAPRPNYRVKLLQRKIFGKVKSSEIFFLRAVGHILKNSPDGKRVVVITRNTTFLFYLVMLKKLFGFTVLFEAHGYHGTVNLPNLPLRPPLSFLQRYSSYRLLEQFLLNQCSGLICITRPQCQLYRADFVKIPTAVLPLGSRPPEMKTAALPQFSKKRLVYIGRLTTHIDVDLMIQAIKAIASDGISLVWVGLKSGDIEVLAKKIREAGLPEGAFLLKGWMAHKDMAALLREETSVGLATYKPTYRSAVVTCPTKIFDYYAVGLPVIAAKLPTVEDLVTDGHHGVLYDTANAHESLVAAISRLCTDEALYSKMQASVLAAAEYFSWQNRAKRLISFAQAIQSGNAQKYASCNFVRPL; encoded by the coding sequence ATGCCTCATCAAAAAAGCTTAGCGACAGGCACACATTTACCCTACACCTTATTTTTTGTCAATAAATTCAACTGGCTTGACGCTTCGCCGATGGCCACGGTTTCGACATTTTCAACCTATGCGCTCGCCGAGCAAGGCCAACATACCACGTTGATTATCGAAGGCGATACGGCGGCGGCGTCCGATGAGCTGCTCAAGGAAAAATTCGGCCTCGCGCCGCGCCCAAATTATCGGGTGAAGCTGCTACAACGCAAGATTTTCGGAAAAGTCAAATCGTCGGAAATTTTCTTTCTGCGGGCGGTTGGTCACATCCTGAAAAACAGCCCGGACGGCAAACGCGTTGTCGTCATCACGCGCAACACCACGTTTTTATTTTACTTGGTGATGCTCAAAAAGCTGTTTGGTTTTACCGTGCTTTTTGAGGCGCATGGCTATCACGGCACGGTGAATTTGCCGAATTTGCCCTTGCGTCCGCCGCTTTCGTTTTTGCAGCGCTATTCTTCCTATCGATTGCTCGAGCAATTTTTGCTCAATCAATGCAGCGGTTTGATTTGCATTACGCGTCCGCAATGCCAGCTTTACCGCGCCGATTTCGTCAAAATTCCAACAGCCGTTTTGCCGCTTGGTTCAAGGCCACCGGAGATGAAAACGGCAGCGTTGCCACAATTTTCAAAAAAACGGCTCGTTTATATCGGTCGGCTCACGACGCACATCGATGTGGACTTGATGATTCAAGCCATCAAGGCTATTGCGTCCGATGGCATTTCGCTGGTTTGGGTCGGCTTAAAATCCGGTGATATAGAAGTGTTGGCGAAAAAAATTCGTGAAGCCGGCTTGCCCGAGGGCGCATTTTTGCTCAAAGGCTGGATGGCGCATAAGGATATGGCCGCGCTTTTGCGTGAGGAAACCAGCGTTGGGCTTGCAACTTATAAGCCGACCTATCGCTCGGCTGTGGTGACTTGCCCGACCAAAATTTTCGATTACTACGCTGTCGGTCTTCCCGTGATTGCGGCCAAATTGCCAACGGTTGAAGATCTCGTCACAGACGGGCATCACGGCGTGCTTTATGACACGGCGAATGCTCACGAATCGCTCGTTGCGGCCATTTCCAGGCTTTGCACCGACGAGGCGCTTTATTCGAAAATGCAAGCCAGCGTGTTAGCTGCGGCGGAATATTTTTCGTGGCAAAATCGCGCGAAACGGCTTATCTCATTTGCGCAGGCTATTCAAAGTGGCAACGCGCAAAAATACGCATCTTGCAATTTCGTGCGCCCGCTTTGA
- a CDS encoding phosphatase PAP2 family protein, protein MESLYGIDVWLFRLGNEAVANPVFDVLMVFLTKFKQSWPIAAFAAIFVLVRRKWDGVAIIFLCGLAIGIADQTASGFFKPLFERTRPCFALEEVRLLVRQVRSYSFASSHAANTASVATVIWLFFANSGHKIDKAFAIFLAIYAAAVAYSRVYVGVHYPSDIAAGMLIGVLSGSIVYTAYGYVVKNYIMIWREKRQAKSIGQKRFD, encoded by the coding sequence ATGGAATCACTTTACGGGATTGATGTTTGGCTTTTTCGGCTGGGCAACGAAGCAGTCGCGAATCCGGTATTTGATGTGCTGATGGTTTTTCTCACCAAGTTCAAACAGTCTTGGCCGATTGCAGCGTTTGCCGCGATTTTCGTTTTGGTGCGTCGCAAGTGGGACGGCGTTGCGATTATTTTTCTTTGCGGCCTCGCCATTGGAATTGCCGACCAAACGGCGTCGGGATTTTTCAAGCCGCTGTTTGAACGGACTCGGCCTTGTTTCGCCCTTGAAGAGGTTCGCTTGCTGGTTCGTCAGGTGCGTTCGTATTCCTTCGCCTCGTCTCATGCCGCCAACACCGCGTCGGTGGCTACCGTGATTTGGCTCTTCTTTGCCAACTCAGGCCACAAAATAGACAAAGCATTTGCCATCTTTTTAGCAATTTATGCCGCAGCGGTGGCTTACTCGCGCGTGTATGTCGGCGTTCATTACCCGAGCGATATTGCCGCGGGAATGCTCATCGGCGTGCTGAGCGGCTCGATTGTCTACACGGCATATGGCTATGTCGTTAAAAATTATATCATGATATGGCGAGAGAAACGGCAAGCAAAATCCATCGGGCAAAAGCGCTTCGATTGA